A section of the Falco biarmicus isolate bFalBia1 chromosome 3, bFalBia1.pri, whole genome shotgun sequence genome encodes:
- the LOC130146404 gene encoding tubulin beta-2 chain — MREIVHIQAGQCGNQIGAKFWEVISDEHGIDPTGSYHGDSDLQLERINVYYNEATGNKYVPRAILVDLEPGTMDSVRSGPFGQIFRPDNFVFGQSGAGNNWAKGHYTEGAELVDSVLDVVRKESESCDCLQGFQLTHSLGGGTGSGMGTLLISKIREEYPDRIMNTFSVMPSPKVSDTVVEPYNATLSVHQLVENTDETYCIDNEALYDICFRTLKLTTPTYGDLNHLVSATMSGVTTCLRFPGQLNADLRKLAVNMVPFPRLHFFMPGFAPLTSRGSQQYRALTVPELTQQMFDSKNMMAACDPRHGRYLTVAAIFRGRMSMKEVDEQMLNVQNKNSSYFVEWIPNNVKTAVCDIPPRGLKMSATFIGNSTAIQELFKRISEQFTAMFRRKAFLHWYTGEGMDEMEFTEAESNMNDLVSEYQQYQDATADEQGEFEEEGEEDEA, encoded by the exons ATGCGTGAGATCGTGCACATCCAGGCCGGGCAGTGCGGCAACCAGATCGGCGCCAAG TTCTGGGAGGTCATCAGTGATGAGCATGGCATCGACCCTACGGGCAGCTACCACGGGGACAGTgacctgcagctggagaggaTCAACGTCTACTACAACGAAGCCACCG GTAACAAGTATGTCCCACGTGCCATCCTGGTGGACCTGGAGCCTGGCACGATGGACTCTGTGCGCTCCGGCCCCTTTGGACAGATCTTCCGTCCCGACAACTTTGTCTTTG GTCAGAGTGGGGCTGGCAACAACTGGGCCAAGGGGCACTACACGGAAGGTGCTGAGCTGGTGGACTCTGTCCTGGATGTGGTGAGGAAGGAGTCGGAGAGCTGCGACTGCCTGCAGGGCTTCCAGCTGACCCACTCGCTGGGTGGTGGCACGGGCTCTGGGATGGGCACCCTCCTCATCAGCAAGATCCGGGAGGAGTACCCCGACCGCATCATGAACACCTTCAGCGTCATGCCTTCCCCCAAGGTGTCGGACACGGTGGTGGAGCCCTACAATGCCACCCTCTCTGTGCACCAGCTGGTGGAGAACACGGATGAGACCTACTGCATTGACAACGAGGCCCTGTATGACATTTGCTTCCGCACCCTGAAGCTGACCACTCCCACGTACGGGGACCTCAACCACCTGGTGTCGGCCACCATGAGCGGTGTGACCACCTGCCTTCGCTTCCCCGGCCAGCTGAATGCCGACCTGCGCAAGCTGGCGGTCAACATGGTGCCTTTCCCCCGGCTGCACTTCTTCATGCCGGGCTTTGCCCCTCTGACCAGCCGCGGCAGCCAGCAGTACCGAGCCCTGACGGTGCCCGAGCTGACGCAGCAGATGTTCGACTCCAAGAACATGATGGCCGCCTGCGACCCCCGCCACGGCCGCTACCTGACGGTGGCCGCCATCTTCCGTGGCCGCATGTCCATGAAGGAGGTGGACGAGCAGATGCTCAATGTGCAGAACAAGAACAGCAGCTACTTTGTGGAGTGGATCCCCAACAACGTGAAGACGGCAGTCTGCGACATCCCCCCACGTGGCCTCAAGATGTCTGCCACCTTCATTGGCAACAGCACGGCTATTCAGGAGCTCTTCAAGAGGATCTCGGAGCAGTTCACGGCCATGTTCCGGCGCAAGGCTTTCTTGCACTGGTACACCGGCGAGGGCATGGATGAAATGGAGTTTACGGAGGCAGAGAGCAACATGAATGACCTCGTCTCCGAATACCAGCAATACCAGGATGCCACTGCTGATGAGCAGGGGGAGTTtgaagaggagggggaggaagatgAGGCGTAA